The Myxococcales bacterium genome includes the window GCTGTCCGACTCGTCGCACCCCATCGATCCGGAGCCGGCGCGGTGGGACGCGATGCGCGCCGCGTGGTCGCTCGACCTCCCCGGCGGCTGCGCGGCCTGCGCCACCGGCTTCGGGGGATGGCCCGCCCACCTGCGCGCCACCGCCCCGACCGGCGCGCGCTGGGCGCTGCTGATGAACACCCGCGATCAGACGATCGCGGCCTACTTCGGCGTGAGCCAGGCCGAGCTGGCCGCCCGCACGCTGGCGATCCGCGATGGCATGACCGTCGGCAGCGGCCAGGCCGCGTTCGTGATCGACGCCGCCAGCCATGTGCTCACCGCCACCAGCCCGGCGCCGCAGACCACCGGCGGCGTGGGCATCGCCGCTTGGGTCCGGCAGTTCGCCATCGATGACCTGGCGTGGGCGTCGGCGGGCCCGTGACCCTGGCCTGATCCACCTTCCCAAGCGATCCGCAAGAGATCAGCTGGTGGTGAACGATAATTCTGGCAAGAATTAGGCTTCGTCGGGCTGGATCAAGGCTTGGCGGCGGTCCACAGTCCGCCTCCAGGAGGCACCCGTGGACACCCGCAAGAGCCGCACTGCATCGAACACCGCCCCGCGCGAGCTGCGCGACTTCCTCGAGATCCCGTACGACGAGCTCGAGGAGCTCAACCTCGAGGCCAAGAACCAGCGCCTGAACCGGACCAAGCCCGACAAGATCCGCGAGCAGCGCATGAAGTACCTGACCGACGAGAAGCGCATCAAGGCCGTCACCGTGTGCTTCACCGACCTCGAGGGTCGGCTGCACATGCTCGACTACGACAAGAAGTTCCTCCTGCGTCGGCCGACAACCTGACCTTCGACGGCAGCTCGATCCGCGGCTTCTCGGCGCAGCAGGAGTCCGACCTGCGCCTCGGCATCGACTGGCCGGCGTTCTACTGGCTGCCGGCCGACGTCTTCGGGCCCGGCAAGGTGCTGGTGTTCGGCGAGGTGCTCGAGAAGGACGGCTCGCCCTACGAGGGCGATCTGCGCGGCCGGCTCAAGGCCTACACCGAGGGCCTCTACGCCAAGGATCAGACGGTCTGCAACGTGGCCCACGAGATCGAGGGCTTCCTGTTCAAGGGCCGGGACGCCGAGCGCCACTACCACGAGACCGGCGCGTTCGAGTTCATCTCGACCGGCGGCTACTACCACTCGCTGCCGGGCGACGCGCTGCGCCGCTTCATCGACAGCTCGGCCGAGGCCCAGCGCGCGATGGGCTTCGAGAACGAGAAGGACCACCCCGAGGTGGCGCCGTCGCAGTTCGAGATGAACTTCAAGTACGCCGACGCGGTGGTCGGCGCCGATCAGGTGCAGCTGTACAAGCTGCTGGCGCGCCAGGTCGCCAGCCAGCACGACATGACCGCGTCGTTCCTGCCCAAGCCGGTCACCGGCGTCAACGGCAACGGCATGCACACCAACCTGTCCTTGTCGAAGAAGGGCGTGAACACCTTCCACGACAAGAAGGGCAAGGACGGCCTGTCCAAGGCCGGGTGGGACTTCATCGCGCGCATCCTCGGCGCGGCGCCGGACATCTGCCTGGCGCTCAACGCGTCGGTCAACTCGTACCGCCGGCTCGATCCGCACTACGAGGCGCCGAACCAGATCAAGGCCTCGGCGATCGACCGCGGCTCGATGGTGCGCATCCCGCTGGGCAACGAGCGCTCGGCCCGGGTCGAGGTGCGGTCGGTGGCGCCCGACGCCAACCCGTACATGTCGGTCTACACGATCCTGCGCACCGGCCTCGAGGGCCCGGTCGAGGCCGACGACGACGGCAAGAAGTCGCGGACCCGGTTCCTGCCCGACAACATCTACGACGCGATCCGCCTGTTCAAGGGCAGCGCGTTCACCAAGAAGCTGTACGGTGAGACCGTCCACACCAAGTACGTCGAGCTCAAGAACGCGTCGGCCGAGCGCTGCCCGAAGGCCCTGGGCGCGACGGTCAAGACCAACGAGATCCAGTTCCACCACGAGATCACGAACCAGTACCTGTGGTCGAAGTTCTGAGCGGGGCGGATCCGGGCGGAGCTTGCCTCTCCTGAACCGATTCGCTCGGCGGAGGTCTGGGGCCCTCCTCGGGGCGGTCCTCGATGGGGGCCGGCGCGCGGGCGCGGTCGCGGGGCCGCCGATCAGGCGCTGGCGAGGGTGACGACGATGGCGACGAGCGGCGCGGCCACCTCGAGGCGGTCGAGCCAGGGGCCGCGCACGTGGGCGCGCACCCGGCGGCCGATCAGGTTGCCGACCACCAGCGCGGCCGCGAGCGTGGCCAGGGCCGGCACCATCGCGGCGCTGTACAGCCCGCCGAGCGCGTAGCCGGCGACCCGGGCGCTGTTGAGGATCAGGGCGCTGGCGGCGACGGTCGCGACGTAGCCGTCGCCGCGCACGCCCGCGGCCAGGAGCACCGGCGACACCAGCACGCCGGCGCCGCCGGCCGACGCGCCGACCGCGCCGACCACCGCGCCGCTGCCGGTGAGCGCCCGCGGCGACGGCGCCCACGCGAGGCCGCCGAGCGCGCGGGCCAGCGCCAGCGCGGCCACGACGATCAGCGCGCCGTGCAGCACCGCCGGCGGCAGCGAGGTCACGACCACGGCGCCGGCGAGCGCGCCGACCGCCAGGCCGACGCCGAACCGGGCCACGATCGCGCGGTCGACCGCGCGCGCGTACAGCGCGGCCCGGTGGGCGTTGCCGACGGTCAGGGCCGCGGCCGACAGCGCCAGCGCGGTGGCCGGCGGCATGAGCAGGGACAAGAGCGCCAGCGCGACCATGCCGCCGCCGACGCCGGTGACCGTGGTCAGGATGCCGCCGAGGAGACCGATCGCGACGAGGAGCGCCATGCCGCTACGATGGCGTCTCGCGGGCCAGCCGTCTTGTCGAATGATTCGATGGTTTCCATAACCAGTGTCGATGGTACGATCGCGGCGATGTTGCGCGAGCTCGAGCAGTTCGTGGCGGTCGCGACCGCCGGCACGTTCACCGCGGCGGCCCGGCGGGTGCACCTGTCGCAGCCGGCGCTGACCGCGGCGATCCAGCGGCTCGAGCACGAGGTCGGCGCGCCGCTGTTCGATCGCGGGCGCCACGGCGCGACCCTGACCGCGGCCGGCCGCGCGCTCGTGCCCCGGGCCCAGGCGGCGCTGGCGGCGTTCGCCGACGGCAAGCGCGCGGTGGCCGAGATCGAGGGCCTGGCGGCGGGCGAGGTGCGCATCGGCGGCGGCGCGACCGTGTGCACGTACGTCCTGCCGCCGATCCTCGCCCGGTTCCGGCGGGCGCGGCCCGGCATCCGGCTGGGCCTACGCGAGGGCTACACCGACGAGCTCGAGCAGGCGATCGAGGCCGGCACGCTCGACCTCGCGGTCGTGACGATCGACCGGCGGCGGCCCGCGGCCGGGTCGATCGAGCGCCTCGGCAAGTTCCCCGACGACGACCTGATCGTCGTGGGCGCGCCGGACTGCGATCCGCGGACCGCGCCGTGGATCACGTTCGCGCCGGGCTCGCCGACCCGGGCGCTCCTGCTCGAGCGCGTGCCCCAGGCGGCGATCGTCATGGAGCTGGGCTCGATCGCGGCGGTCAAGGGCCACGTCCGCGCGGGCATCGGCCTGGCGCTGCTGAGCCGGCGCGCGGTCGAGACCGACCTGGCCCGGGGCAGCCTGGTCGAGGTGCCGCTCAAGTGGGCGCCGGTGCGACGCCGGCTGGGCGTGCGCCACCGTGGCGCGCGGCACCTGACGCCGGCCGCGACCGCGCTCCTGGCGATGCTGCGCTGAGCGCGAGGTCCGACCTTCGCCGACGCGCCGCGGCGGGCGCTGGGCCAGCGCGACGGCCGCGCGCCGGTCAACGCCGACGACGATCCAGCGACGCCGTCGCGGCGCGCACGTCGGCCCACCGCGTCGTGCCGGCGCGGGGTGGCCAGGGCGCGCCGGCGGCGGTACCACTACCGGCATGCGCAGGTCCCTCTGGTCGATGGCGTTGTTCCTGGCGGCGGCGTGCGGTGGCCCGTCGGCGCCACCCGCGGCTCGTCCCACCCCGGTCCCGGTGGCGCCGGTCCCGCCTGCGCCGCCGCCGGTGGCGCCGGCCGCGGTCACGCCGCCGATCGCCACGGCCCGCGTGGTCACCGACCGCTACCACGGCGTCGACGTCGCCGATCCGTACCAGTGGCTCGAGGGTGACGGCCCCGAGGTCACGGCCTGGAGCGACGGCCAGGACGCGTACGCGCGCCACGTCCTCGACCACCTGCCCACGGTCGCCGCGCTCCGCGACGAGCTGCGCGCGATCTACACCGCGCCGACGACCAACTACGGCGACCTCAAGGCCGCGGGCGGCAAGGTGTTCGCGCGCCGCAAGCTGCCGACCAAGCAGCAGGCCGAGCTGGTCGTGATGGACACGCCCGAGGCCGCGGCCGAGGCGCGGCTGATCCTCGACCCGACCGCCGGCGGCAGCGCGATCACGACGATCGACTGGTTCGTGCCGTCGCCCGACGGCACCAAGGTCGCGGTGTCGATCTCGTCGGGGGGCAGCGAGGCCGGTGACCTGCACATCGTCGATCTCGACGGCCGCGACCTCGACGTGGTCATCCCCGACGTCCAGCGCGGCACCGGCGGCGGCGACATGGCCTGGCGCCCCGACGGCGCCGGGTTCTGGTACACGCGCTACCCGGCGCCGGGCGAGAAGCCCGACGACGAGCGCGACTTCTGGATGCAGGTGTGGTGGCACACGCTCGGCACGCCGGTCACCGACGATCGCTACGAGCTCGGCGCCGACCTGCCCAAGATCGCCGAGATCGCGCTCGTCGCCGACCCGCGCGGGCGGGTGCTGGCGACGGTGCAGGACGGCGACGGCGGCACCTTCCGGCACTACCTGCGCGCGGCCAAGGGCGGCTGGACCCAGCTCACCGACTGGGGCGACGCGGTCGTGTTCGCTGGCTTCGGTCCCACCGAGGACCTGTGGCTGGTGTCGCGCAAGGGCGCGCCGCGCGGCAAGGTGCTGCGGCTCGACGGCAAGCGGCCGGCGCTGGCGCGCGCCAAGGTGATCGTGCCCGAGGGCGCCGACGCGATCGTCACCGGCTACCCCGACCGGGGCCTGGTCGTGACCAAGGACCGCCTGTACCTGACCGTCCAGCTCGGCGGCCCGACCGCGCTGCGGGCGTTCACGCTGCGCGGCCGGCCGGCGCCGGCGCCGGCGCTGCCGCCGGTGTCGAGGGTGGCGCAGCCCAAGGTGGTCGGCGACGACCTGGTGGTGTGGTCGTCGTCGTTCACCGCGCCGGGCGGGTACGCGCGCATCGACGGCGAGACCGGCGCGCTGACCACGATCGCCGCGCTGTCGCCGCCGTCGACCGTCGACCTCAGCGAGTTCGAGGTCGTGCGCGAGCAGGCGATCTCGCAGGACGGCACCCAGGTGCCGATGTCGATCGTCTGGAAGCGGGGCGCGCCGCGCGACGGCTCGATGCCGTGCGTGGTCAACGGCTACGGCGGCTACGGCATCAGCCAGGAGCCCGGCTTCCTCGAGAGCTGGGCGCCGGTGCTCAAGCGCGGCGTCTGCTTCGTCTCGGTCAACACCCGGGGCGGCGCCGAGTTCGGCGAGGCCTGGCACCGGGACGGCGCGCTGACCAACAAGCAGCACGTCTTCGATGACTTCGCGGCGGCGCTCGATCACCTGGTCGCGCGCGGCTTCACCCGTCCGGAGCGCACGGTGATCCTCGGCGGCTCGAACGGCGGGCTGCTGATGGGCGCGCTCCTGACGCAGCACCCCGAGCGGGTGCGCGCCGTGGTGGCGCAGGTCGGCATCTACGACATGCTCCGGGTCGAGCGCTCGCCCAACGGCCAGTTCAACATCACCGAGTTCGGCACCGTCGCCGACCCCGCGCAGTTCGCGGCGCTCTACGCGTACTCGCCGTACCACCACGTCGTCGCCGGCACCGTCTACCCGGCGGTGCTGATGACCACCGGCGCCAACGATCCGCGGGTCGCGCCGTGGCAGTCGCGCAAGATGGTCGCCGCGCTGCAGGCGGCCCAGGGCGGCGACGCGCCGATCCTGCTGCGCACCAGCAGCAGCTCGGGCCACGGCGCGGGCACCGCGATGGACGAGCGCATCGACGCCGGCGCGCACGTGCGCGCGTTCATCCTCGATCAGCTCGGCGTCGAGTGATCGTCGTCGCGGCCGCGGGCGCTCAGCCGAGCACGCCGCGGTCCCGCAGGATCGCCTCGATCTCGGCGCGCCGGGCCTCGAGCTCGGGCGGGTCCTTGACCGGCTGGAACCGGCCGTCGACGCCGCCGCGCGCGACCTCGAGGAACTGGGTCGGCAGGAACGCGGTCAGCTCGCCGACCAGGCGCTCGGACTGGATCGCGGTGGCGCCGTCGACCTGCTTGGCGACGTGGAAGTAGGTCAGGTCGAAGTCGCGATCGATCGCCTCGACGTCGAGCACGAACGTGTTGGTGTTGAACACGGCGATCGCGTCCTGATCGAACCCGGGCGGGAACCGGAACGACTCGAGGATCTGGACGACGCCGTCGACCCGGGCCGGGGCGCCGCCGCGATCGCCGGGGTCCTTGCGGACCACCTCGGCGGTGATCGCCCGGCCGCTGGCCAGGTGGGCGCCGATGACCGCCGGGTCGAGCGTGGCGGCGAGGTTGTCGACGTTCGACATGTGCAGGTAGCGGCCGCCGGCGGCGCGGAACCGCGCCAGCGCGCCGGCGCGCCGCAGCGCGAACGTCAGATCGCCGTGGCCGGGCGCGTACGGCGACAGCGCGCCGTCGGCCTCGCGGAACAGCGCGCCGTCGGGCGTGAGCCGCAGCGACACGAACTGCGGCACGCACGCGATCGGCGTCGCGGGCGCCGGGGCCCGGGCGGCGAGGTCGTCCTCGAGCCGGGCGTGGGTGGCGTACGACGTGAGCAGCCACACCGGCACCGTGGTCGCGTGCGTCGCGGCGATCCGCGCGGCGTCGGCCAGCTTGAGGTCGAGGAAGGTGCGGTCGCCGACGACCGGCACCACCGCCTTGACGACGCCGCCGAACCGGGTCGCCATGCCGCCGGCCAGGTAGACCACGCCGACCTGGCCGGCGCGGATGGCCGCGGCGCCGCGGGCGTGCAGCTCGGCCCGGGCGGGTGAGCCCGGCGGCGGCAACGCGATCACGTCGTCGTCGGTCGGCGCCGTGACCTCGCCGGCGACGGCGTTGGCGGCGGCGGGCGCGCCGCGGGCCAGGCTCGCGGCGGCGGCGTCGAGGCGGGCCTGGTCGAAGCCGAACCGGTCGAGGAGCGCGCGGGTGTCGGGATCGATCGCGGTCATCGCGCGCGATGGTACGGCAAGCGCAGGTCGCCCGGGGCCAGGGCCGCCCCCAGCGCGCGCCCGGGGCCACCGCGGGCCGCGGCGCGGTAGTGCGCGCGCAGCTCGGCGCGGTCGGCGGCCATCGTCGCCGCGAGCTCGGCGCGGTCGTCGTCGGAGATCGTCCGCGCGAGCGCGCCGTCGGTGAACAGCGCCAGCAGGGCCCGGCCGGCGGCGGCGTGGCGGGCCTCGTCGCGCACGAGCGCGGCCAGCACCGCGCGCGGCCCCGGGGCCGAGGTCGCGGCGCGGTACGCGGCCAGCGCGGTCACCGACTCCTCCTCGGCGACCACCAGCTCGCGCCCGACGATCGCGGCCGCGCGCTGGGCCTTGGTCGTCGCGCCGCGGTCGGGCAGGCCGACGTCGGCGAGATCGATCGCGCAGTCGGCGTGGCCGCCCAGCCAGCCGGCGACCTCGGCGCACCAGGCGGCGTGGCGCAGCTCGTCGCCGATCAGCCGCTGGACCGCGCACAGCGCCGCGAACGGCGCCTCGAGGTCGGCCAGCAGGTGCGCGAGCTCGGCGAAGACCGCGACCGAGCGATACTCGTCGACGATGCGCGCGGCCCAGGCGACCCGCGCGGCGGCGCGATCGGCCTCGGCGTAGGCGGACAGATCGGGCTGGGGCCAGCGCGGGCCGCGCAGGTCGACGGCGAAGCGCGCGAGCGGCGCCGGGCCCGGGGCGAGGTCGATCACGGGGCGTCGGCCCGCGCGGTGGTCGCCGCGGCGGTCCGCGCGGTCGCGGCCGTCGCCGGGGTGGCGGTCGACGCGGCGGTCGACGCGGTGGTCGCGGCTGGCGCCGGCGCGGCGGCTGGGGCGGTCGCGGCGGGCTTCGCGACCTGGAACCGCTGGCGCTCGTTGCCCCAGCGCGGGCCGCCGCGCAGCTGGTAGCGGCGCCCGTCGTCGGGCGCGAGCGCGATGGGCGCGGGTCGCGTGGCGGTGACCGGCGGCGTGACGGCGGCGCTGGCCGGGGTCGCGGGCGCGGGCGCGGGCGCGGGCGTGGTCGCGGCGGTGGCCGGGGCGGCGGTCGCCGCGGGGGCGGGCGTCGCACGCACCGGCGGCGGGGACGGGTGCTCGCAGCCGGCGGCGACGAACAACGCGGTGGCGATCCAGGGATGGTGGCGCATCTCGGTAGCCTGCCGGAGCGGCGTCGCGGGCGCCGTCAGGGCTGCGTAAGGCTCCTGGTGCTCCGACCGCGTGATTCTGAACCGCCACGCCGCCGATGCATCTCCATGGGCTGCGTTGCAACTCCTCGAGTTACGGAGAGTAGCCCGTCGTCGTTGCGCCTTGCCCCTGGAGCGCCTCGACGCCGTGGACGGATCACGATCACCCGGTCGGAGCACTCGCTACTCGGCGAGCATGCGCGTGAGCCGCGGCGCGATCTGATCGACCGCCCCCGGCCCCTTGATCGAGCCCTGGATCCGGGGCCCGGCGGCGCGGCCGTCGG containing:
- a CDS encoding UTP--glucose-1-phosphate uridylyltransferase, whose product is MTAIDPDTRALLDRFGFDQARLDAAAASLARGAPAAANAVAGEVTAPTDDDVIALPPPGSPARAELHARGAAAIRAGQVGVVYLAGGMATRFGGVVKAVVPVVGDRTFLDLKLADAARIAATHATTVPVWLLTSYATHARLEDDLAARAPAPATPIACVPQFVSLRLTPDGALFREADGALSPYAPGHGDLTFALRRAGALARFRAAGGRYLHMSNVDNLAATLDPAVIGAHLASGRAITAEVVRKDPGDRGGAPARVDGVVQILESFRFPPGFDQDAIAVFNTNTFVLDVEAIDRDFDLTYFHVAKQVDGATAIQSERLVGELTAFLPTQFLEVARGGVDGRFQPVKDPPELEARRAEIEAILRDRGVLG
- a CDS encoding sulfite exporter TauE/SafE family protein — protein: MALLVAIGLLGGILTTVTGVGGGMVALALLSLLMPPATALALSAAALTVGNAHRAALYARAVDRAIVARFGVGLAVGALAGAVVVTSLPPAVLHGALIVVAALALARALGGLAWAPSPRALTGSGAVVGAVGASAGGAGVLVSPVLLAAGVRGDGYVATVAASALILNSARVAGYALGGLYSAAMVPALATLAAALVVGNLIGRRVRAHVRGPWLDRLEVAAPLVAIVVTLASA
- a CDS encoding LysR family transcriptional regulator, with translation MLRELEQFVAVATAGTFTAAARRVHLSQPALTAAIQRLEHEVGAPLFDRGRHGATLTAAGRALVPRAQAALAAFADGKRAVAEIEGLAAGEVRIGGGATVCTYVLPPILARFRRARPGIRLGLREGYTDELEQAIEAGTLDLAVVTIDRRRPAAGSIERLGKFPDDDLIVVGAPDCDPRTAPWITFAPGSPTRALLLERVPQAAIVMELGSIAAVKGHVRAGIGLALLSRRAVETDLARGSLVEVPLKWAPVRRRLGVRHRGARHLTPAATALLAMLR
- a CDS encoding S9 family peptidase gives rise to the protein MRRSLWSMALFLAAACGGPSAPPAARPTPVPVAPVPPAPPPVAPAAVTPPIATARVVTDRYHGVDVADPYQWLEGDGPEVTAWSDGQDAYARHVLDHLPTVAALRDELRAIYTAPTTNYGDLKAAGGKVFARRKLPTKQQAELVVMDTPEAAAEARLILDPTAGGSAITTIDWFVPSPDGTKVAVSISSGGSEAGDLHIVDLDGRDLDVVIPDVQRGTGGGDMAWRPDGAGFWYTRYPAPGEKPDDERDFWMQVWWHTLGTPVTDDRYELGADLPKIAEIALVADPRGRVLATVQDGDGGTFRHYLRAAKGGWTQLTDWGDAVVFAGFGPTEDLWLVSRKGAPRGKVLRLDGKRPALARAKVIVPEGADAIVTGYPDRGLVVTKDRLYLTVQLGGPTALRAFTLRGRPAPAPALPPVSRVAQPKVVGDDLVVWSSSFTAPGGYARIDGETGALTTIAALSPPSTVDLSEFEVVREQAISQDGTQVPMSIVWKRGAPRDGSMPCVVNGYGGYGISQEPGFLESWAPVLKRGVCFVSVNTRGGAEFGEAWHRDGALTNKQHVFDDFAAALDHLVARGFTRPERTVILGGSNGGLLMGALLTQHPERVRAVVAQVGIYDMLRVERSPNGQFNITEFGTVADPAQFAALYAYSPYHHVVAGTVYPAVLMTTGANDPRVAPWQSRKMVAALQAAQGGDAPILLRTSSSSGHGAGTAMDERIDAGAHVRAFILDQLGVE